The Homalodisca vitripennis isolate AUS2020 unplaced genomic scaffold, UT_GWSS_2.1 ScUCBcl_1242;HRSCAF=4620, whole genome shotgun sequence nucleotide sequence gcaaatttccagaaaaatggaaaataaactattgtcCACCGAAATGGATTTCCTGAGAAGAGCTGCGCGGAAATCGAAATTAGACAGAGTGCGAAATGAGGAGATAAGAAGAACGATGAAACAAGAAGAAACTATTGTTGAAGCAATTAGACAGAAACAGTTAGTATGGTTCGGCCACGTAAACCGAATGGATGAGGAACGTCTGCCAAAAATTCTTATGGAATGGCTACCAACAGAACGACGAAAGAGGGGTCGCCCTAGAGAAACATGGAAGCAGGGGATATCGAAGGCAATGTCGGAACGGAACTTAGGACCTGGTGATTGGAATGATAGGAAAGAGTGGAAGTTGGGAATCGGAAGGCGACCACATACGCTGTGAAAccgattttatatatatatatatatatatatgtaatgaattttccaaataagaaattgaaaatcttaaaaaaatgttattgtataataacaacatgacttattttaaagaataatgcaattaattgtaaaaatgtttaacctactgtaataatatatggaaattaacttagtttttaacttcttacaaaaacaacttacttcaattcttgagatattatacaaattgtaatgtcaattattattctaaaatcaaaatttattcttttctaaaattttttttaacactacataaagtttcaaaacattttccttctggttcttataccggtaacgacaatgttcactccataaacagtactgaaatgttccctagcacacgggtactgtactgacaagtccctcgtcttcattctccatttcacaaaattgaaataaaatatattgtaaaacttaaaaagaaaccatcacaggtcacacatttaggcgcacacggattattactccataaaaactaaacactataaggcgctcacggagatttcgtccaagtactacaaacacaacatcgggtgctcacggaggaatcgtccagtctcacacggaagtagacctcatactgacagattttgacaaagataagcgggaggctattgtttcgcttccccgaaagatgctcgtgaagtacactgcgggaaacgactgccaacatcagaaaagtagtactatttttgataataaaaaaatacacggaggaaaactccgtttagtgcccgatgtagggttaaaaaCCTTTATGACTATCtggtct carries:
- the LOC124371292 gene encoding uncharacterized protein LOC124371292, coding for MDFLRRAARKSKLDRVRNEEIRRTMKQEETIVEAIRQKQLVWFGHVNRMDEERLPKILMEWLPTERRKRGRPRETWKQGISKAMSERNLGPGDWNDRKEWKLGIGRRPHTL